The genomic window AGATTGTAGTGCTTTTTGTGAGGATGGCAAATATGAGAATATCGGCTTGCCCAAAGCACCAACACATCTATATTATTAGGATGGTTTAAGGTGATAATCAAATTGAGAAGGGTAAGCTGCATTGGCAAAGCCCACTGAATGTATCGCATCCCAATTGATCACATCTTCTAACAAAGCCTGATAACCTAGTGTATTGGGATGAAGACCATCTTCACTCAAGCGTTTGAGCCGCCAACTTTCGCCGCGTTCCATCCATTGCTCAAAAATGTCCAAATAGGGAATCTGCCGTTTCGTGCAAGCAATCCGAGTTGCTTCTTTGTAGCGGTACTGGTCGGCATGATTATAGTAAAAACAATCTAAAAATGGCATCTTGGCTTCATCTACTGGCACCATGCCCACAAATAACACAGGACATAGTTGCTGTGCTAAATCTAGCAGAGAAGCAATTTCCTTTTCAAATCCGGTAAAATCTGTGTAACTTCGTCCATCGGGACGCGTCAACCGGGCTGAGTCATTCACGCCTACGGATAAAATAATCAAGTCGGGAACACGATTTCGCAGTTCACCCCGATGGCGAAATTCAACTTCTAGCCTTTGTGCTACTTGTTGCGTGCGATCGCCTCTTACCCCTAAATTATAAAGGACATGACCAGCACTATCCGGCAACATCCACCATCGCCGTAGTTGCTCAATCCAGCCTCCTTTTTCTGGGTCGCCGAATCCATAAATTAAGCTGTCCCCCAGTGCGACAATCTTCATTGGCTGAAAGTGATTTGGTGGTACAGACACCTGCATTGAGGAAGAAGCTAGAAATGTGTGCATTTAAAAACTATATTTTATATCTTTACAAGATTCTATACATTTCTATACCATAGATGGCTATCTTTAGTGTCCAAGCATCTATGGGGTTTCTACTTGTTGATATGGTTGCAAGGTTAATATTGCCGCAGTTGAGCTTCTGAGGGTGAACGTTGAGCTTCTGAGGGTGGACGTTGAGCTTCTGAGGGTGGACGTTGAGCTTCTGAGGGTGAACGTTGAGCCTCTGAGGTCGAATGTTGAGCTTCTGAGGGTGAATGTTGAGCTTCTGAGGGTGAACGTTGAGCTTCTGAGGGTGAACGTTGAGCCTTTGAGCCTGAAACTTGCGGTTTAAAAGCTCAAGTTTGGGGTTTTGTACTGAAAACGTCTATGCAATGTCTACGACGGGCTACGCCTACGCACCATATTTCATTTTATTTTAGGTATAGGTGAGCGCTCATACTCAGTAAACCAAAAAGTTTTTCCCCAAAGAGCGA from Nostoc sp. UHCC 0926 includes these protein-coding regions:
- a CDS encoding GDSL-type esterase/lipase family protein; its protein translation is MHTFLASSSMQVSVPPNHFQPMKIVALGDSLIYGFGDPEKGGWIEQLRRWWMLPDSAGHVLYNLGVRGDRTQQVAQRLEVEFRHRGELRNRVPDLIILSVGVNDSARLTRPDGRSYTDFTGFEKEIASLLDLAQQLCPVLFVGMVPVDEAKMPFLDCFYYNHADQYRYKEATRIACTKRQIPYLDIFEQWMERGESWRLKRLSEDGLHPNTLGYQALLEDVINWDAIHSVGFANAAYPSQFDYHLKPS